In the genome of Limanda limanda chromosome 15, fLimLim1.1, whole genome shotgun sequence, one region contains:
- the LOC133020580 gene encoding cytochrome c oxidase subunit 5B, mitochondrial, translated as MAGRLLHRAWSASLRIGSTVAVRPIHRAAALAAERGIPTDEEQATGLERRILQGFKEGKDPYSILNHTYYPGTKEDPQIVPCTGTKRLVGCICEEDNTAVVWFWVHEGTPQRCPSCGTHYKLMHHDLPL; from the exons ATGGCGGGACGTCTTCTTCACCGAGCCTGGAGCGCATCACTGCGGATCGGGAGCACCGTGGCGGTCCGGCCGATCCACCGAGCAGCCGCCCTGGCTGCAGAGAGAG gaatACCAACAGATGAGGAGCAGGCCACTGGACTGGAGCGACGCATCCTGCAGGGCTTTAAAGAGGGAAAG GATCCCTACAGCATACTGAATCACACATACTACCCAGGCACCAAGGAAGACCCCCAGATCGTGCCATGCACCGGAACCAAGAGGCTGGTGGGCTGTATTT GTGAGGAAGACAACACTGCGGTTGTGTGGTTCTGGGTTCATGAGGGAACTCCCCAGCGCTGTCCTTCCTGTGGCACCCACTATAAGCTGATGCACCACGACTTGCCTCTTTGA
- the dnajc12 gene encoding dnaJ homolog subfamily C member 12 yields the protein MESVLNCKPEDLEDYYGLLGCDELSSTEQILNEYKIRALACHPDKQPDSPRAVADFQKLQEAKEILSNETKRRNYDLWKRSGVMISFHDWQALNDSVKTSMHWAVRGRKEPMLEASEAEKPVTPQAEDVHCEQEAAGVSSSDYCHRRFRWAADSPSSLLQKFRNYEI from the exons ATGGAGTCCGTGTTGAACTGCAAACCAGAGGACCTGGAGGATTACTACGGGTTACTGGGCTGCGATGAGCTGTCCTCG ACTGAACAGATTCTAAATGAATACAAGATCCGAGCCTTGGCGTGCCACCCAGACAAACAGCCAGACAGTCCGAGAGCAG TGGCAGATTTCCAAAAACTACAAGAGGCCAAAGAGATTTTATCCAATGAAACCAAAAGGAGGAACTATGACCTGTGGAAAAGAAGTGGGGTTATGATTTCATTCCACGACTGGCAGGCCTTGAATGACTCTGTGAAAACT TCAATGCACTGGGCTGTGAGAGGTAGGAAGGAACCGATGCTGGAGGCCTCAGAAGCAGAAAAGCCTGTGACTCCCCAAGCAGAGGACGTTCACTgtgagcaggaagcagcagggGTCTCCTCAA GTGATTACTGCCATCGGCGTTTCCGTTGGGCTGCTGACTCTCCATCCAGTCTCCTGCAGAAGTTCAGAAATTATGAAATCTAA
- the sirt1 gene encoding NAD-dependent protein deacetylase sirtuin-1 → MTCGAFKCPAQSPTIADSRLRSGRPHWWRAGHVVYANEPAVREEGSAALRLKMADGESSLGTGLSSASEMDEPAAKRSKMSPGTDRGLNGADVDQLSCVSAGTESREAAGTGPQPAEKEAKPVMAVEAEQAPAAALGGDNNGLGLSQQHEPAARLDHSAVLGTTPEGADLHDHVDFPSNGLSVTPDHNNDEDDRSSHASSSDWAPQPQIGSYSFIQQHIRDADPRTILRDLLPETVLPPDLDDMTLWQIIINISEPPKRKKRKDINTLEDVVRLLHESKRILVLTGAGVSVSCGIPDFRSRDGIYARLAVDFPDLPDPQAMFDIEYFRRDPRPFFKFAKEIFPGQFQPSPCHKFISMLDKRGKLLRNYTQNIDTLEQVAGVQRIIQCHGSFATASCLVCKHTVDCEAIREDIFNQVVPHCPRCPDIPMAIMKPDIVFFGENLPEMFHRAMKQDKDEVDLLIVIGSSLKVRPVALIPNSIPHEVPQVLINREQLPHLNFDVELLGDCDVIVNELCHRLAGDFEQLCFNTVRLTEITEKPPRLPEQPPSEALPASSDAAQEEKHSTDSAIKPSEETESLNVTETANNNVTPPEPCPNSQSPSEETAESSELPAEDTPKEEAAEVKNRTSSLEFRRRCWMSRINRSPISKRLETGQYLFQTPSHYVFHGAEVYSTSEDETSSSCGSDSDDSECSADEVEEEEDSEPEESDTQAVDGETCLRDTIEHTIANKATPSVQTDNTSEKTPSTTHL, encoded by the exons ATGACGTGTGGTGCGTTCAAGTGCCCGGCTCAAAGTCCTACTATCGCGGATTCGCGA TTACGTTCCGGCCGTCCCCATTGGTGGAGAGCGGGCCACGTGGTCTATGCAAATGAGCCAGCTGTCCGGGAGGAAGGCTCAGCGGCTCTGCGGCTGAAGATGGCGGACGGTGAGAGCAGCCTCGGAACGGGCCTTTCGAGCGCCTCCGAAATGGACGAACCCGCCGCGAAAAGATCCAAAATGAGTCCGGGAACCGACCGCGGACTGAACGGCGCCGACGTGGACCAATTATCGTGTGTTTCCGCGGGCACAGAGAGCCGGGAGGCGGCGGGGACTGGTCCGCAGCCAGCGGAGAAGGAAGCGAAGCCGGTGATGGCGGTAGAAGCAGAGCAGGCCCCGGCGGCGGCGCTAGGCGGAGACAACAATGGACTGGGGCTCTCCCAGCAGCACGAACCCGCGGCGAGGCTCGACCACAGCGCGGTGCTTGGGACCACACCGGAGGGAGCTG ATCTTCACGACCATGTGGATTTTCCCTCGAACGGTCTGTCTGTCACACCGGACCACAACAACGACGAAGATGACAGATCCTCACATGCAAGCTCCAGCGACTGGGCCCCTCAGCCGCAGATAG GTTCATACAGCTTCATCCAGCAACACATCAGAGACGCCGATCCCAGGACCATCCTGAGGGATTTGCTTCCCGAGACTGTGCTCCCACCAGATTTAGACGACATGACACTGTGGCAGATCATCATCAACATCTCAGAACCTCCAAAAAGAAAGAAGCGGAAGGACATTAACACCTTGGAAGATGTGGTTAGGCTACTACATGAAAGTAAAAGGATCCTTGTGCTGACTGGTGCTGGG GTATCTGTTTCATGTGGAATACCGGACTTTCGCTCCAGAGATGGGATTTATGCCCGGCTCGCTGTAGATTTCCCCGATCTTCCAGACCCTCAAGCTATGTTTGACATTGAATACTTCCGAAGGGACCCAAGAccatttttcaagtttgctAAG GAAATCTTCCCTGGTCAGTTCCAGCCTTCACCCTGTCATAAATTCATATCCATGCTTGATAAGCGAGGGAAGCTTCTGCGCAACTACACACAAAACATCGACACATTAGAACAAGTGGCTGGAGTTCAGCGGATTATCCAGTGTCATG GGTCCTTCGCAACTGCATCCTGTCTCGTCTGTAAACACACAGTGGATTGTGAGGCTATAAGGGAAGACATCTTTAACcag GTTGTCCCTCATTGTCCAAGGTGTCCAGATATTCCAATGGCAATCATGAAACCTGACATTGTCTTCTTCGGCGAGAATCTTCCAGAAATGTTCCATAGAGCCATGAAGCAGGATAAAGATGAGGTCGACCTCCTGATTGTCATCGGCTCTTCTCTTAAAGTCCGACCAGTTGCCCTCATCCCAA ACTCCATTCCTCATGAAGTGCCTCAGGTCTTGATCAATAGGGAACAGCTGCCTCACCTAAACTTTGACGTGGAGCTGCTTGGGGACTGTGATGTCATTGTCAATGAGCTCTGTCATCGACTGGCTGGAGACTTTGAGCAGCTCTGCTTCAACACTGTAAGACTCACTGAGATCACAGAGAAACCCCCTCGGCTACCTGAACAGCCACCCAGCGAGGCCTTGCCTGCTTCCAGCGACGCagctcaggaggagaagcaCAGCACAGACTCAGCAATTAAGCCttcagaggagacagaaagtcTGAATGTCACAGAGACCGCTAATAATAATGTTACACCTCCAGAGCCTTGTCCAAATTCTCAGTCTCCAAGCGAGGAGACAGCTGAGTCGTCAGAGTTACCAGCAGAAGACACACCAAAAGAGGAGGCCGCCGAAGTGAAAAACCGAACCTCCAGCCTTGAATTTCGAAGACGATGCTGGATGAGTCGAATCAACAGAAGTCCAATCAGCAAACGCCTTGAGA CAGGCCAGTACCTGTTCCAAACACCAAGTCACTATGTCTTCCACGGCGCCGAGGTTTACTCCACCTCTGAGGATGAGACGTCGAGCTCGTGTGGCAGCGACAGTGACGATTCTGAATGCAGCGCTGACgaggtggaagaagaagaagacagcgAGCCAGAGGAGTCCGACACACAAGCAGTGGATGGCGAGACGTGCCTCAGAGACACAATAGAACACACAATAGCCAACAAGGCCACACCGAGTGTGCAGACAGACAATACTTCTGAAAAGACTCCAAGCACCACACacctttaa
- the cacul1 gene encoding CDK2-associated and cullin domain-containing protein 1: protein MEDMEDDSLDAKDDHNHNYCASGSGKALTYLSSRLSEVPPVPQPVPVGGEAGSHRGKQWSGSGTSSTTTGGPKFMDSDSGSESSEVSETDCAALPPAAEGKFTLDSTSKFLLNAMAVEDYRNNHWPNLEKAIDRLLIQNPTDHISVSYAQIYSYIYKCVCQQHSELLYNDLTLKITSHLQQVSTRLHASAPEDFIETFNVALTQYTASLQCIVPVFMYLNKFYIESKLNRDLRDDLMKLFADHVAEKHVNTLMPLLIEAYSMPFKVQPSTMASVVNGLYSLRPDWAQLAPALFCGFIPQINPPAVESLLSDYAARDQKLQMELSMNGFPRGDQSRKRASEDS from the exons ATGGAGGACATGGAGGACGACAGCCTGGACGCGAAAGACGACCACAACCACAACTATTGTGCGAGCGGCAGCGGTAAAGCTCTCACGTATCTCAGCAGCCGACTGTCGGAGGTTCCGCCGGTCCCTCAGCCGGTGCCGGTTGGTGGGGAAGCGGGAAGCCACCGGGGGAAGCAGTGGTCCGGCAGcggcaccagcagcaccaccaccggGGGACCGAAGTTCATGGACTCGGATTCAGGGAGCGAGAGCAGCGAGGTCAGCGAGACCGACTGCGCGGCTCTGCCTCCGGCCGCGGAGGGGAAATTCACCCTCGACTCTACCTCCAAGTTCC TCCTGAATGCCATGGCAGTGGAGGACTACAGGAACAACCACTGGCCAAACCTGGAGAAGGCCATTGATCGCCTGCTGATCCAGAACCCCACAGACCACATCTCTGTTTCCTATGCACAGATTTACAG CTACATCTACAAGTGTGTGTGCCAGCAGCACTCTGAGCTGCTCTACAACGATTTGACGTTGAAAATAACAAGTCATCTGCAACAGGTTTCCACACGTCTACAC GCCAGCGCCCCTGAGGACTTCATTGAGACCTTCAACGTCGCACTGACCCAATACACAGCTTCTCTTCAGTGTATAGTTCCTGTGTTTATGTACTTG AACAAGTTCTACATCGAGTCAAAGCTGAACAGAGACTTAAGAGACGATCTGATGAAGCTGTTTGCTGATCACGTTGCAGAAAAACATGTGAACACACTGATGC CTCTTCTCATTGAAGCCTATTCCATGCCCTTTAAAGTGCAGCCATCTACAATGGCCAGTGTAGTGAATGGCCTCTACAGCCTCCGGCCAG ATTGGGCCCAGTTGGCCCCGGCTCTCTTCTGTGGGTTTATTCCCCAGATCAACCCTCCTGCCGTGGAGTCTCTGCTGTCGGACTACGCTGCTCGTGACCAGAAGCTACAGATGGAGCTCTCCATGAACGGATTTCCACG GGGGGACCAGTCTCGCAAGCGGGCCAGCGAGGACTCCTGA